A single genomic interval of Sphingopyxis sp. CCNWLW2 harbors:
- a CDS encoding M23 family metallopeptidase, producing MLLVLALLALAGQGAATAQVNQSIDVQIIEAPKIVRIGDTDQLVYELHLTNFSSHPLELNGLAIKAGDTPIKTYSRDDLPAAIDLVGPPEANARIIPIGRRAIVYIGAPIPAALPRGPISHSLTLNKIDTDEDDFTISGGAATPDTTAPPRLSPPLRGGPWVAVYDPGMERGHRRVFYATEGSATLPGRFAIDYMKIDTNGKLSSGDANIPANHYGFGAEVLAVADGTIVAVRDDVPDPATISGRPRPGIADASGNFVMIDIGGGRIATYEHMKQGAPVAVGDRVKVGQVVGYLGFTGQASAPHLHFHLADRASILGAEGQPYVVTSLTRLGQYATIESFSRREPWPPADRSETVRNSFPPPNLVVRFPGD from the coding sequence ATGCTTCTAGTTTTGGCGTTATTGGCGCTCGCCGGCCAGGGCGCAGCGACGGCACAGGTGAACCAGTCGATCGATGTGCAGATCATCGAGGCGCCGAAAATCGTTCGAATCGGGGACACCGACCAGCTCGTCTATGAGCTCCACCTCACCAATTTTTCAAGCCACCCGCTCGAGCTGAACGGGCTCGCGATCAAGGCGGGTGACACGCCGATCAAGACCTACAGCCGGGACGATCTGCCCGCGGCGATAGACCTCGTCGGGCCGCCCGAAGCCAATGCGCGGATCATTCCCATTGGCCGCCGCGCTATCGTCTATATCGGTGCGCCCATCCCCGCCGCCCTTCCCCGTGGGCCGATTTCGCACAGCCTGACGCTGAACAAGATCGACACCGACGAGGATGATTTCACGATTTCAGGCGGCGCGGCGACGCCCGACACCACCGCCCCGCCCCGCCTGTCACCGCCGCTGCGCGGCGGTCCGTGGGTCGCGGTGTACGACCCGGGCATGGAGCGTGGCCATCGGCGTGTCTTTTATGCCACCGAAGGGTCGGCCACCCTGCCCGGACGCTTCGCGATCGACTATATGAAGATCGACACGAACGGCAAACTCTCGTCGGGCGACGCCAATATCCCGGCGAACCATTATGGTTTCGGCGCCGAGGTGCTCGCCGTCGCCGACGGCACGATCGTCGCGGTGCGCGACGATGTTCCCGACCCCGCCACCATATCGGGCAGGCCCAGACCCGGAATCGCCGACGCCAGCGGCAATTTCGTGATGATCGACATCGGCGGCGGCCGCATCGCGACCTACGAGCATATGAAGCAGGGCGCCCCGGTCGCGGTCGGCGACCGCGTCAAGGTGGGGCAAGTCGTGGGCTACCTCGGCTTCACCGGGCAGGCCAGCGCCCCGCACCTGCATTTCCACCTCGCCGACCGCGCGTCGATCCTCGGCGCCGAGGGCCAGCCCTATGTCGTCACCTCGCTCACGCGGCTGGGGCAATATGCCACGATCGAAAGCTTTTCCCGCCGCGAGCCATGGCCGCCCGCCGACCGCTCCGAAACGGTGCGGAACAGCTTTCCGCCGCCGAACCTCGTCGTGCGCTTTCCGGGCGATTGA